From the Oncorhynchus nerka isolate Pitt River linkage group LG20, Oner_Uvic_2.0, whole genome shotgun sequence genome, one window contains:
- the LOC115101708 gene encoding whey acidic protein-like translates to MEMNSSTLCALAIVLLAIVDLKIVSAAETGGKSTVPTLQKAGHCPRLLNVVPSHKGCVCDDDCPGDDKCCVFDCGAVCVPPAFTKPGMCPRRLWGSGMCAEFCSNDSDCSNDEKCCHNGCGHECITPYTVKPGRCALPKGTPMCAEYCYHDGQCPEEQKCCRTTCGHACSEPCS, encoded by the exons ATGGAGATGAATTCCTCAACGCTTTGTGCTCTGGCTATTGTTCTGTTGGCAATTGTAGATTTGAAAATAGTCTCTGCTGCTGAAACTGGAGGCAAATCTACAG TGCCGACCCTCCAGAAGGCAGGTCACTGCCCACGGCTTCTGAACGTCGTGCCGTCACACAAGGGATGTGTCTGTGACGACGACTGTCCTGGAGATGACAAGTGCTGTGTCTTTGACTGTGGCGCCGTGTGTGTCCCACCTGCCTTCA CAAAGCCAGGAATGTGCCCTCGCAGACTATGGGGCTCAGGGATGTGTGCGGAGTTCTGTTCCAACGACAGTGACTGCTCCAATGATGAAAAATGCTGCCACAACGGATGTGGGCATGAGTGCATTACACCTTACACAG TGAAGCCCGGTCGATGTGCCCTGCCCAAGGGGACCCCTATGTGTGCTGAGTACTGTTACCATGACGGCCAGTGCCCAGAAGAACAGAAGTGTTGCCGGACAACCTGCGGCCACGCCTGCAGCGAGCCATGTTCATAG